The Alteripontixanthobacter sp. genome has a window encoding:
- a CDS encoding ribbon-helix-helix domain-containing protein, whose protein sequence is MTPPYHPPRKYSVEIAGHKTSISLEPMFWDMLRHAAEAEAVPVNALVARIDAERLEAEAPPGLAGAIRIWLVARLAE, encoded by the coding sequence ATGACCCCTCCCTACCATCCTCCGCGCAAATATTCGGTCGAGATTGCCGGGCACAAGACCTCGATCAGTCTGGAGCCGATGTTCTGGGACATGCTCCGCCATGCTGCCGAGGCCGAGGCTGTGCCGGTCAACGCGCTGGTGGCGCGCATCGATGCCGAGCGGCTGGAGGCCGAGGCCCCGCCGGGCCTGGCTGGCGCGATACGTATCTGGCTGGTGGCTAGACTGGCCGAATAG
- a CDS encoding flotillin domain-containing protein gives MDGFTSIAITAGGGFLLFLIIIFALTRLYRRASKEVAFVRTGVGGEKVVMNGGALVLPVFHETMPVNMNTVRLAVERKNGDALITLDRLRIDVKAEFYVRVRPDSEAIAMAAQTLGQRTMHPEALKDLVEGKFVDALRSVAAGMSMNELHEQRADFVQKVQQVSSNDLAMNGLELESVSLTGLDQTSIDHFNANNAFDAEGLTKLTEQIEARKKLRNDIEQDTRVQMETKNLEADERSFQISRDNEYARLEQEREVEVRRAAQSSEIAREQAERTREADAARIEAKKQVDAQQIEADRLVEEARIDQKRALEIARQEQQIAVQNKSREESQAKAEADEARAKAVAAEEQVATSRETEVAERQKRIDLIEAAKQAEREAIGVKVEAEAEKDAASNRAAAQRLEAEGEAEAEKLRAEAARVRFEVEAAGQQAINEAANILSMDQISLQTKLALLKVLPEVIKESAKPMEAIDSIKIVQVDGLTQNGGSGSGGNGAAGGAGGGSGNLASDAVSAALAYRAQAPVLDGLMQELGLNGSSLSGLVKETASDGQASSASSAEKGGYSGGVELADVLENISDSVDEAEKRAGQKQSRRKDSRQGKDKQTDA, from the coding sequence ATGGACGGCTTTACCAGTATCGCAATCACTGCCGGGGGAGGGTTCCTGCTCTTCCTCATCATCATCTTCGCGCTGACGCGGCTGTATCGCCGTGCCTCGAAGGAAGTCGCTTTCGTGCGGACCGGGGTCGGCGGCGAGAAAGTGGTGATGAATGGCGGCGCGCTGGTGCTTCCCGTATTCCACGAAACAATGCCGGTGAACATGAACACCGTAAGGTTGGCGGTAGAGCGCAAGAATGGCGATGCGCTGATCACGCTCGACCGCCTGCGGATCGATGTGAAGGCGGAATTCTACGTCCGCGTGCGACCCGACTCCGAAGCGATCGCCATGGCAGCGCAGACGCTGGGCCAGCGCACCATGCATCCCGAGGCGCTGAAGGACCTGGTCGAAGGCAAATTCGTCGATGCGCTGCGCAGCGTGGCTGCGGGTATGAGCATGAACGAGCTGCACGAACAGCGCGCGGATTTCGTGCAGAAAGTACAGCAGGTCTCGAGCAACGATCTGGCGATGAACGGTTTGGAGCTCGAATCCGTCTCGCTGACCGGGCTCGACCAGACCAGCATCGATCATTTCAATGCCAATAACGCTTTCGATGCCGAGGGCCTGACCAAGCTGACCGAGCAGATCGAAGCGCGCAAGAAACTGCGCAACGATATCGAGCAGGATACGCGTGTCCAGATGGAAACGAAAAACCTGGAAGCGGATGAACGCAGCTTCCAGATCAGCCGTGACAATGAATATGCGCGGCTGGAGCAGGAACGCGAGGTCGAAGTGCGGCGCGCGGCGCAAAGCTCCGAAATCGCGCGCGAACAGGCGGAACGAACGCGCGAGGCCGATGCTGCGAGGATCGAGGCCAAAAAGCAGGTCGATGCCCAGCAGATCGAGGCCGATCGGTTGGTGGAAGAGGCGCGGATCGATCAGAAGCGCGCTCTGGAAATCGCTCGTCAGGAACAGCAGATCGCGGTCCAGAACAAGAGCCGCGAAGAAAGCCAGGCCAAGGCCGAAGCCGACGAGGCGCGTGCCAAGGCTGTTGCTGCCGAAGAACAGGTGGCCACCAGCCGCGAAACCGAAGTGGCCGAGCGTCAGAAGCGTATCGATCTGATCGAGGCGGCCAAGCAGGCCGAGCGCGAAGCGATCGGGGTCAAGGTGGAAGCCGAGGCCGAAAAGGATGCAGCCAGCAATCGTGCAGCCGCACAGCGGTTGGAAGCCGAAGGCGAGGCGGAAGCTGAAAAGCTGCGCGCCGAGGCTGCCCGCGTCCGATTTGAAGTAGAAGCTGCCGGCCAGCAAGCTATCAACGAAGCCGCCAACATCCTGTCGATGGACCAGATCAGCCTGCAAACCAAGCTGGCGCTGCTCAAGGTGCTGCCCGAAGTGATCAAGGAAAGCGCCAAACCGATGGAGGCGATCGACTCGATCAAGATCGTGCAGGTCGATGGCCTGACCCAAAACGGCGGTTCGGGCAGCGGCGGGAATGGCGCGGCAGGCGGTGCGGGCGGCGGCTCCGGCAATCTTGCCAGCGATGCGGTCAGCGCGGCCCTGGCTTACCGCGCGCAGGCCCCCGTGCTCGATGGCTTGATGCAGGAGCTGGGGCTGAATGGCAGCTCGCTAAGCGGCTTGGTCAAGGAGACGGCCAGCGATGGACAAGCCAGTAGCGCTAGCAGCGCCGAGAAAGGTGGGTACAGCGGCGGCGTTGAACTGGCCGACGTTCTGGAGAATATTTCCGATTCTGTGGACGAGGCCGAAAAAAGGGCCGGGCAGAAACAGTCTCGTCGAAAAGACAGTCGCCAAGGCAAGGACAAGCAAACCGACGCTTGA
- a CDS encoding UTP--glucose-1-phosphate uridylyltransferase: protein MNTTTTGRKPIRKAVFPVAGLGTRFLPATKAIPKEMLPIVDRPLIQYAVDEAREAGIDQLIFVTGRGKTAIVEHFDVAFELETTMGERDKDMGVLDSTRATPGDIITVRQQVPMGLGHAIWCARAIVGDEPFAILLPDELMVAHAANGGASGGAGCMKQMVEAYNEVGGNLISVLEVPQEDVSSYGVIDPGEDVAGSNGGLTEVRGLVEKPPVDKAPSNKIISGRYILQPEVMRTLETQGKGAGGEIQLTDAMAQMIGTQPFHAVTFDGRRFDCGNKVGFVEATLALALEREDMGAEVRAMAQRLLG from the coding sequence ATGAACACTACGACAACCGGACGCAAACCCATCCGCAAGGCCGTCTTCCCCGTGGCGGGGCTCGGCACACGTTTCCTGCCCGCGACCAAGGCGATCCCCAAGGAAATGCTCCCCATCGTCGATCGCCCGCTGATCCAATATGCGGTGGACGAAGCGCGCGAAGCCGGGATCGACCAGCTCATTTTCGTGACCGGGCGCGGCAAGACCGCCATCGTCGAACATTTCGATGTAGCGTTCGAACTGGAAACCACGATGGGCGAGCGCGACAAGGATATGGGCGTGCTCGATTCCACCCGCGCCACGCCGGGCGATATCATCACCGTGCGCCAGCAAGTGCCGATGGGGCTTGGCCATGCGATCTGGTGCGCTCGAGCAATCGTGGGGGACGAGCCCTTCGCCATCCTGCTGCCCGACGAGCTGATGGTCGCCCATGCCGCGAATGGCGGCGCGAGCGGCGGGGCAGGCTGCATGAAGCAGATGGTCGAGGCGTATAACGAGGTCGGTGGCAATCTGATCAGCGTGCTGGAAGTGCCGCAGGAGGATGTCTCCAGCTACGGCGTGATCGATCCGGGCGAGGATGTCGCCGGGTCGAATGGCGGGCTGACCGAAGTGCGCGGACTGGTCGAGAAACCCCCCGTGGACAAGGCGCCCAGCAACAAGATCATCTCCGGCCGCTACATCCTGCAGCCCGAAGTGATGCGCACGCTGGAAACGCAGGGCAAGGGTGCCGGCGGAGAAATCCAGCTGACCGATGCAATGGCACAGATGATCGGCACCCAACCCTTCCACGCGGTCACCTTCGATGGCCGCCGCTTCGATTGCGGCAACAAGGTCGGCTTCGTCGAAGCAACGTTGGCCCTGGCGCTGGAGCGCGAGGACATGGGCGCAGAAGTGCGCGCGATGGCGCAGCGGTTGCTTGGCTAG
- a CDS encoding YqiJ family protein yields MSELLSTLGSSQYAPFSVALLIMVFLAILQIVGVSDMADGEIDIDADGETEAGGLIDGLNSLIGIGRVPFTIWLATLLFFFAGLGFGIQALAQSILGAPLYGWLAALGSGVASLPVTGGAVRPLARILPGDETSAVGIDSLIGRRARITEGTARRGSPARAKVRDIHGQAHYVMAEPHGDTASIAAGERVLLVRREGGTFFAAPLDERQLAPAD; encoded by the coding sequence ATGAGCGAACTTCTCTCCACACTCGGTTCCAGCCAATACGCACCTTTCAGCGTCGCTTTGCTGATCATGGTGTTTCTCGCCATACTGCAAATTGTCGGCGTATCCGACATGGCCGATGGCGAAATCGATATCGACGCCGACGGCGAAACGGAAGCCGGCGGTTTGATCGACGGGCTGAATAGCCTGATCGGGATAGGCCGGGTGCCTTTCACCATCTGGCTCGCCACGCTGCTGTTCTTCTTCGCCGGGCTGGGCTTCGGCATCCAGGCCTTGGCGCAAAGTATTCTCGGCGCGCCGCTTTACGGGTGGTTGGCGGCGCTTGGCTCCGGCGTGGCATCGCTTCCGGTGACCGGAGGGGCCGTGCGACCGCTCGCCCGCATATTGCCGGGGGATGAAACGAGCGCGGTCGGGATAGATTCCCTGATCGGCCGCCGCGCGCGAATTACCGAGGGGACCGCCCGGCGCGGCTCGCCCGCCCGCGCCAAGGTGCGCGATATCCATGGCCAGGCCCATTACGTGATGGCCGAGCCCCACGGCGATACGGCCAGCATCGCTGCGGGGGAGCGGGTGTTGCTGGTCAGGCGCGAAGGCGGCACTTTTTTCGCCGCCCCGCTGGATGAACGCCAGCTCGCGCCCGCCGATTGA
- a CDS encoding SDR family oxidoreductase, giving the protein MTDPMDFTGKTALIVGGSSGIGNAAAQAFRARGAQVHVWGTRASADEYAGTEGSDLTGLHYAQVDVSDRASLDAAKLPGQLDIVVLAQGIVRYAGEEFEREGWDAVMDTNLTSLMDCARLVHPKLAETKGSLITISSVAAWAAAFGNPAYGASKAGAVSLTRSLARAWAREGIRVNGIAPGFVRTKMTDVTFDGGQREDMTLKAIPLRRTGEPAELADAALFLASPMASYMIGQTLVVDGGLTLH; this is encoded by the coding sequence ATGACCGACCCAATGGACTTCACCGGCAAGACCGCACTGATCGTGGGAGGGTCGAGCGGGATCGGCAACGCCGCCGCCCAAGCCTTCCGGGCGCGCGGGGCGCAGGTGCATGTATGGGGCACGCGTGCCTCGGCGGATGAGTATGCGGGCACCGAAGGCTCCGACCTGACCGGGCTGCATTACGCGCAGGTCGATGTGTCCGACCGCGCCTCGCTCGATGCGGCAAAGCTGCCCGGCCAGCTCGATATCGTAGTGCTGGCCCAGGGAATCGTGCGTTACGCGGGCGAGGAGTTCGAGCGTGAGGGGTGGGACGCGGTAATGGATACCAACCTCACCAGCCTGATGGATTGCGCCCGGCTGGTTCATCCCAAGCTGGCCGAAACGAAGGGCTCGCTCATCACGATCAGCTCGGTCGCGGCATGGGCGGCGGCCTTCGGCAATCCCGCCTATGGCGCGTCGAAGGCGGGCGCGGTTTCGCTCACGCGCAGCCTGGCGCGCGCCTGGGCAAGAGAAGGCATCCGCGTCAACGGCATCGCGCCGGGGTTCGTGCGCACCAAGATGACCGACGTGACCTTCGATGGCGGTCAGCGCGAGGATATGACCCTTAAGGCCATCCCCCTGCGCCGCACCGGCGAACCGGCCGAACTGGCCGACGCGGCGCTGTTCCTCGCCAGCCCGATGGCGAGTTACATGATCGGCCAGACACTGGTGGTCGATGGCGGGCTGACGCTGCACTGA
- the murA gene encoding UDP-N-acetylglucosamine 1-carboxyvinyltransferase, with translation MDKILVRGGKRLSGTIPISGAKNAALTLIPCALLTEEPLTLRNLPRLADIDGFQHLMTQFGVSTSIRGKRPEEFGRVITFEASRITSNTAPYDLVRKMRASILVLGPLLARTGEATVSLPGGCAIGNRPIDLHLKALEAMGAEIEIAAGYVRAKAPEGGLVGGEFDFPVVSVGATENALMASVLCKGTTKLFNAAREPEIVDLCNLLVAMGAKIEGIGTSDLTIRGVKQLNGATYKVMPDRIEAGSYACAAAITGGEVRLEGADARDMGSTIHALRNIGVQVDTDEDGITVAANGRLNAVNLSTAPFPGLATDMQAQLMALLCRAEGTSVLTETIFENRYMHVPELSRMGADIDTQGRTAIVKGVDRMTGAEVMATDLRASMSLVIAGLAAEGETTVRRLYHLDRGYERLEEKLQLVGADVERVGDE, from the coding sequence ATGGACAAGATACTCGTACGCGGCGGCAAGCGCCTTTCCGGCACCATCCCGATTTCCGGCGCGAAGAACGCCGCGCTCACGCTGATACCCTGCGCGCTGCTGACCGAAGAGCCGCTGACCTTGCGCAATTTGCCGCGGCTGGCCGATATCGATGGCTTCCAGCATTTGATGACGCAATTCGGTGTTTCCACGAGCATCCGGGGCAAGCGGCCGGAAGAATTCGGCCGCGTGATCACGTTCGAGGCATCGCGAATTACGTCCAACACCGCGCCTTACGACCTGGTGCGCAAGATGCGCGCCTCGATCCTGGTGCTCGGCCCCTTGCTGGCACGCACTGGAGAGGCGACCGTGTCGCTGCCCGGCGGCTGCGCGATCGGTAACCGCCCGATCGACCTGCATCTCAAGGCGCTCGAAGCCATGGGTGCGGAGATCGAAATCGCCGCAGGCTATGTCCGCGCCAAGGCGCCCGAAGGCGGCCTGGTGGGCGGCGAGTTCGATTTTCCCGTAGTGTCCGTCGGCGCGACCGAGAATGCCTTGATGGCCTCTGTCCTGTGCAAGGGCACAACCAAGCTGTTCAACGCTGCGCGCGAGCCGGAAATCGTCGATTTGTGCAATTTGCTGGTCGCGATGGGGGCGAAGATCGAAGGCATCGGCACATCCGATCTGACCATTCGCGGGGTCAAGCAGCTGAACGGGGCAACCTACAAGGTGATGCCCGACCGTATCGAAGCAGGATCCTATGCCTGCGCCGCCGCCATCACCGGAGGCGAGGTGCGGCTGGAAGGCGCCGATGCCCGCGATATGGGTTCGACTATCCACGCGCTGCGCAATATCGGCGTCCAGGTCGATACGGATGAAGACGGCATTACCGTCGCCGCCAATGGCAGACTGAACGCGGTCAATCTCTCCACTGCGCCATTCCCCGGCCTGGCGACCGACATGCAGGCGCAATTGATGGCGCTGCTATGCCGCGCGGAGGGAACCAGCGTGCTGACCGAAACTATTTTCGAAAATCGCTACATGCACGTCCCCGAACTTAGCCGAATGGGCGCGGATATCGATACGCAGGGCCGCACCGCGATCGTGAAAGGCGTGGACCGGATGACAGGGGCCGAGGTCATGGCCACCGATTTGCGCGCCTCGATGAGCCTCGTGATAGCGGGATTGGCAGCCGAAGGCGAAACGACCGTGCGCCGCCTATACCACCTCGATCGCGGGTATGAGCGGCTGGAGGAAAAGCTGCAGCTGGTCGGCGCAGATGTGGAGCGCGTCGGCGACGAGTAG